A region of the Sinorhizobium arboris LMG 14919 genome:
CAACGTCCGAGCCGACGGCAATCTATCTCGATGTGTCCGCCAGGCCCGATCCGACGCTCGATGCCGAGGTGATGGGCATATTGAACGCGCAAACGGCGGCGACGCGCCGCTTTGCAACGACGCAGATCACAAATTTCCATCAGCGGCTCGAGGCGCTGCACGAAGCCGGCGGGCGAGGGGGTGAACCTGCGGACGGCGTCAGCTTCTTCCAGGGCATTGCCCTTTCCTTCGCGGATGCCTGCCGTGGTCGTGAAACTACACTCAGGCCCGAAGAATGCGGAGGAGGGCAGGTGACGCCGGGGAACGCTCCGTTCCAGGCCGCGCTCGCCGGTGAGGCGGCCGGTGGGTCTGCGCAGCCAAAAGCAACGAAGGTGACGATCTGGACCGGCGGTTCGATCAATGTCGGTGATCGTGATGGCGGGGATGGCTTCGAGTTCGAGACGACGGGTTTGAGCGGCGGCGTCGATTACCGGTTTAATCGCGATCTGGCGATCGGCGTCGGCCTCGGCTATGGCCATGACGACAGCGACGTCGGCAACAACGGAAGCCGCAGCAAGGGGGACAGCTACACCGCTGCGATCTACGGCAGCTACCTGCCCGCAGAGAACTTCTTCATCGATGGCTTGCTTGGATATCAGTGGCTGTCATTCGACTCCAAGAGATATGTGACATCGACCGGGGACTTCGCATTTGGAGAGCGGGATGGCAAGCAATGGTTCGCCTCGGTTTCGGCCGGTGGGCTTTTCGACGTCCAGGGTCTGCACCTTTCGCCCTATGCCCGGCTCGACGTCGCACGCGCCACGCTCGACGCCTTTACCGAAAGGGGAGATCCCTCGACGGCCCTCCGTTATGGCGAACAGGACATCACCACAACGACAGGCAGTCTGGGAGTGACGATGCGTTACGACCAGCCGACGAGCTTCGGCATCGTCTCGCCGGAACTGCGTCTCGAGTACCAGCATGACTTCGGGGGGGACAGCGCGGTCACGATGAACTACGCCGATATCTTCAGCGGTCCCACTTACCGCAGTTTCATCGATGGTCTCGATCGCGACCGCTTCATCGTCGGCGTGGGCGCCAATATTAAAACCTTGCAGGACTTCGCGATCCGCGTCGAATATCGGGGCATGCTCGGTATCGAAGGCGATACAGACCACGGTGTGCTTCTCAACGTGTCGAAGCAGTACTGAAAACGCCGGGGCAGGCCGGCGCCTCGCCGTGCGGACAGCGGCAACTCAAACGGCCTTCCTGTCTCGGTGCAGACACGCAGGGCGCTCACACCGTCGGCAAGCAGGCGGCCGGCGATCTGCTCCGGCGACCAAAGTGCCTTCAGCTGCTCAATGACCAGTTCGCGTAATTGAGGGTGGCGGCTGAGCTTGCGCAGCCGTCGTCGACGCTCCTTTGAGATGTCGTTGGCGATGCCGCTGTAATAGCCGCTGTATTCCGGAAACTCGGCATCATGGAAGGTATTGCGCTTCAGTTCACGATAGATCGTCGAGCGATGACGGCCGAGCTGCCGGGCCATCTCACCGACAGGAACTTTGCGTTCCACGAGCTGATGCAAACGTCGGCGATCGGAAAGGGTGAGCTGCGAATAGCAGAGCGACATCCAAAAATCTCCAAGGAACAAGCCTTTGTTTTTATTGGCATGTCGCACTTGGAAATAGAATGTACCCGGCTACATGATTTGTCACAGCTATTTAAAGATGAGACAAAGTAGTCAACTTAGAAATGCGACATCATCCTATTCCTGACTACTGCGTTTGCAAGTGGATATATTTACAACGTACGTAGACGCAAGCCGCCGGCCGGGTGGAGCTGGTCAGGGTTGCGCAGCCCGGTCGGCGGCGGGTGGCTCCAGCTGCAAGATAAACTTTAGCTTTGACATCCTCATCACTCCGCCGCTTTCAGCCGTGCAAGGGCTTGCTGGCGCTTGGCGATGACCACCGGATCCTTGGTAAAATCCGTCTTGCGGCCAGGCTTCGTGCCGCGCTTTTGGTAGCCATTGCTTTGGCTGCCGTCGCGAATGCCGAACATATGGTCGGTCTGGCCGGTGCGGCGCGGTCCGCCCTTGCTGCGCTGTTGCTCTCGTCCGGCCTGCATCTCGGCCACCAGCGCCAACACCTCGTCAAGGCGCTTGTTCTCGACCACCTCGCACCGGTGCACCGAGCGCAGCGTGTCGAAGGTTCTATAGGGCAGGGACGTCCCCTCATGGGTGATCTCGAGGCGGCCGTCGGGATAATCGCAGACAATGAGCTTCTGGCCGGCGAGCGCCGTGGCGAAATCCGTCGGATCAAGGAGGAACATCACCTTGTCATAGCGCAACGTCAGCGACTGCGACAGCTTGCGGATCTCCTTGCGGCACATGGCGCCATCGAGGTTCTCATGCGCGGCAAACGGCCGATGCATATCCTTCGGATTGCGCGCCGCCTTGCCAAAGCGACGATTGAAGTCGGCCATGAACTCCGGCGCGTAGGCATTGGCCGCCGCGATCGTGTCGATGCCGCGCAGCCGCAGTTCCTTGACGAGGCGATCCTGCAGCGTCTGGTTGGCGCGCTCGACGCGGCCCTTGGCCTGCGGGGTGTTGGCGCAGATGATGTCGATGTTGAGCTCATAAAGGGCCCGCCCGAACTGCGTCAGGCCACTGGTCCTGTCCTTCTTGGAAGCATGGGTGGTGCGGAAGATGCCATGCTTGTCGCTGTAGAAGGCGATCGGCTTGCCCCATTGCTGCAGATAGGCCTTCGTCGCGTGCAGATAGTCGAAGGTGTTCTCCGAGGCCGCAAAGCGTAAGTGCAACAGCTTGCCGGTGGCATCGTCGATATAGACGAGCAGGGCGCATTTGGGGCCGCGGTTCTCGAACCACCAATGATGCGAGCCATCGATCTGGACCAGTTCGCCGAAACAATCGCGCCGGCCGCGCGGCTGAAAAACCCGCTTCTTGCGCTCGCGTCGCGACGCCCAGATGCCGGCTTCCATCATCCACTGACGCAGCGTCTCCTTGCTGACCGCTATCCGGTGGCGTTCGACGAGCTTCTCGGCCGCCAACGTTGGGCCAAAATCCACGTAATGCTCACGCACCAGGTCGAGCACCAGGTTGCGGAAATCCTCACTGTAACGCCGATTGCTCGGACGGCCGCGCTTCTTCGAGACCAGTCCGTCGGCGCCGGTCAGGTCATAGGCCTGCAACAGCCGGTGGACCTGACTGCGGCTAAGACCGAGCAACGCGGCCGCCTCGACGACGGTCAGGCTGCCACCGCGAATCCGCTGGATCA
Encoded here:
- a CDS encoding ISNCY family transposase, giving the protein MSCLITMSQKELHRLELIQRIRGGSLTVVEAAALLGLSRSQVHRLLQAYDLTGADGLVSKKRGRPSNRRYSEDFRNLVLDLVREHYVDFGPTLAAEKLVERHRIAVSKETLRQWMMEAGIWASRRERKKRVFQPRGRRDCFGELVQIDGSHHWWFENRGPKCALLVYIDDATGKLLHLRFAASENTFDYLHATKAYLQQWGKPIAFYSDKHGIFRTTHASKKDRTSGLTQFGRALYELNIDIICANTPQAKGRVERANQTLQDRLVKELRLRGIDTIAAANAYAPEFMADFNRRFGKAARNPKDMHRPFAAHENLDGAMCRKEIRKLSQSLTLRYDKVMFLLDPTDFATALAGQKLIVCDYPDGRLEITHEGTSLPYRTFDTLRSVHRCEVVENKRLDEVLALVAEMQAGREQQRSKGGPRRTGQTDHMFGIRDGSQSNGYQKRGTKPGRKTDFTKDPVVIAKRQQALARLKAAE